A genomic window from Elaeis guineensis isolate ETL-2024a chromosome 3, EG11, whole genome shotgun sequence includes:
- the LOC105041201 gene encoding uncharacterized protein has translation MSSFHLPQRKSVCVRREATPSTSEFRPPFPTGTATKTPSGVREMESGKRKRAADGVGDDRQSRSRGVEGDRAVTDEEVEEFFAILRRMRDFSRCLAVDIDGGGAGRPREVADGSMRVAARWSPTFAREDFAGPGAGNEDGGKGSSEAEEEAAAVERETEKSTPRCLDLNAEPEPEGRVVSSPRGESTASRCARAPA, from the coding sequence ATGTCCTCCTTCCACCTCCCCCAAAGAAAGAGTGTGTGTGTGAGACGCGAAGCGACGCCATCCACTTCGGAGTTCAGACCACCCTTTCCCACCGGCACGGCAACGAAGACACCGTCAGGCGTCCGTGAGATGGAGTCCGGGAAGCGGAAGCGGGCGGCGGACGGCGTCGGCGACGACCGCCAGTCGAGATCACGGGGCGTTGAGGGCGATCGGGCGGTGACGGACGAGGAGGTGGAGGAATTTTTCGCGATCCTCCGCCGGATGCGCGACTTCTCGCGGTGCTTGGCCGTCGACATCGATGGCGGCGGGGCCGGCCGGCCTAGGGAGGTGGCGGATGGATCCATGCGGGTCGCCGCGCGGTGGAGCCCGACGTTCGCGCGGGAGGACTTCGCGGGTCCCGGCGCCGGCAACGAGGACGGTGGGAAGGGTAGCTCGGAGGCGGAGGAGGAGGCGGCGGCGGTGGAGAGGGAGACGGAGAAGTCGACCCCGCGGTGCCTCGATCTCAACGCGGAGCCGGAGCCGGAAGGTCGCGTCGTCTCGAGCCCACGCGGTGAGTCTACCGCCTCACGCTGCGCCCGTGCGCCCGCCTAA
- the LOC140856566 gene encoding uncharacterized protein gives MRRRHPHRLGDVITIHPVALVFLAQTHRKVTFQKKVPQIVEERGSVRRELTALIRMDTATRKRPGDGEEKKRRTRVREEEERDQSVTDDEVEEFFAILRRLREAARCFPVRDGDGGAGVQRRVAAEGQSTWRPRFEREDFEDGSNVRDDRRMRAAEEAASGGAAAAEERVAENAIPGRLDLNADPAPEEMDLGMPSGNSTAHVAS, from the coding sequence ATGAGACGACGTCATCCACACCGACTGGGCGACGTCATCACCATCCACCCCGTCGCTTTGGTATTTCTTGCCCAAACCCATCGGAAGGTCACCTTCCAGAAAAAAGTCCCACAAATTGTAGAGGAGAGAGGGAGCGTACGCCGTGAACTGACGGCACTGATTAGAATGGACACGGCGACGAGGAAACGGCCCGGAGACGgcgaagagaagaagaggaggactcGGGtgcgagaggaggaggagagggatcAGTCGGTGACCGACGACGAGGTGGAGGAGTTCTTCGCCATCCTTCGACGGCTGCGGGAGGCAGCGAGGTGCTTCCCCGTTAGGGACGGTGACGGCGGCGCTGGCGTCCAGAGGAGGGTAGCGGCGGAGGGGCAGTCGACGTGGCGGCCAAGGTTCGAGAGAGAGGACTTCGAGGATGGGAGCAACGTTAGGGATGACCGAAGGATGAGGGCAGCGGAGGAGGCGGCGAGCGGTGGGGCGGCAGCGGCGGAAGAAAGGGTGGCGGAGAACGCGATCCCGGGGCGCCTCGATTTGAACGCCGACCCGGCACCCGAAGAGATGGATCTCGGGATGCCGAGCGGTAATTCTACCGCGCATGTCGCGTCCTAG